The region AATAGAGTAAAAGATAAAGCATTAGGGCAAGATGTATTAACTACATTACAGCCTGGACAATTAATGGTTAAAATTGTTAAAGACGAATTAACCGCATTAATGGGAGGTGATGCCGAAGGGATTAACTTATCTGGGACACCAAGTGTTATTTTAATGTCAGGGTTACAAGGTTCTGGTAAGACAACATTTTCAGGTAAATTAGCAAACTATCTTAAAACAAAAAAAACAAAGAAACCTTTATTAGTTGCTTGTGATGTATACCGTCCAGCCGCTATAGATCAATTACATGTTGTTGGAGAACAAATTAATGTGGAGGTTTTTAGTGATAAAGGAAATAGCAACCCTGTTGCCATTGCTGAAGCTGGTATTGCTCATGCAAAAGCAAACGGACATAATGTGGTTATTATAGATACCGCAGGTCGTTTAGCTGTAGATGAAGCCATGATGACTGAAATTTCAGAAATACATAAAGCCATACAACCTCAAGAAACCTTATTTGTTGTAGACTCTATGACAGGTCAAGATGCTGTTAATACAGCAAAGGCCTTTAATGATGTTTTAAATTTTGATGGTGTTATCTTAACGAAATTAGATGGTGATACACGTGGTGGTGCAGCAATATCAATTAAATCTGTAGTAAATAAGCCAATTAAATTTATTGGTACAGGAGAGAAGATGGAAGCGATAGATGTGTTCTATCCATCTCGTATGGCAGATCGTATTTTAGGTATGGGAGATGTGGTGTCTCTTGTAGAGCGTGCGCAAGAGCAGTTTGATGAAGAAGAAGCCAGAAAATTACAAAAGAAGATTGCTAAAAATCAATTTGGTTTTGATGATTTCTTAAAGCAAATTCAGCAAATCAAGAAAATGGGGAATATGAAAGACCTTATTGGAATGATTCCTGGAGCAGGAAAAATGATGAAAGATATTGATATTGATGATGATGCTTTTAAACATATTGAAGCTATTATTCATTCTATGACGCCTTTAGAGCGTACCAATCCATCAGTAATAAATGCTAGTAGAAAAAAACGTATTGGTAAAGGGTCTGGAACATCTGTACAGCAAGTCAATCAATTGTTAAAGCAATTTGATCAGATGAGTAAAATGATGAAAATGATGCAAGGCGGTGGCGGAAAACGTATGATGCAAGCCATGAAAAATATGCGTTAAGATTTAAAATCTAATTAATAAATAATATACCCTATTACATGACAATTTTAGACGGAAAAAAGGTTAGTAACGATATTAAAGACGAAATCACCGAGCAAGTAAAAAAAATGAAAGCTAAAGGTGAAAAAGTACCACATTTAGCAGCTATTATTGTTGGAAACGATGGTGCAAGTTTAACGTATGTAGGAAGCAAAGTAAGAGCTTGCGAACGAGTTGGTTTTGAGTCTACTTTAGTTAAAATGTCTAGTACAACTAGTGAGGTAGAATTATTAGATAAAATTCATGAACTTAATGAGAATCCAG is a window of Formosa sediminum DNA encoding:
- the ffh gene encoding signal recognition particle protein; this translates as MFNNLSEKLDKALHVLKGHGSITEVNVAETLKEVRRALLDADVNFKIAKDFTNRVKDKALGQDVLTTLQPGQLMVKIVKDELTALMGGDAEGINLSGTPSVILMSGLQGSGKTTFSGKLANYLKTKKTKKPLLVACDVYRPAAIDQLHVVGEQINVEVFSDKGNSNPVAIAEAGIAHAKANGHNVVIIDTAGRLAVDEAMMTEISEIHKAIQPQETLFVVDSMTGQDAVNTAKAFNDVLNFDGVILTKLDGDTRGGAAISIKSVVNKPIKFIGTGEKMEAIDVFYPSRMADRILGMGDVVSLVERAQEQFDEEEARKLQKKIAKNQFGFDDFLKQIQQIKKMGNMKDLIGMIPGAGKMMKDIDIDDDAFKHIEAIIHSMTPLERTNPSVINASRKKRIGKGSGTSVQQVNQLLKQFDQMSKMMKMMQGGGGKRMMQAMKNMR